In Rutidosis leptorrhynchoides isolate AG116_Rl617_1_P2 chromosome 2, CSIRO_AGI_Rlap_v1, whole genome shotgun sequence, one genomic interval encodes:
- the LOC139892028 gene encoding transcription termination factor MTERF5, chloroplastic, whose amino-acid sequence MKAFTLFRTSDTLSLFAAPSPSLSSRTQLSFPQKIFFCRAEIDGSVSLVNVPPNLLLAEREEAKAVLHMFLTSQGLNRLNAARKMKKLDLFIDHLLLRLHTVYKTRYLVGRELTTPEIRDALIPYLGELVEEHGEKFIEVLEYFPIPIVKDNTEELTRDPPLVFESSTTPVSSTETTTSSKKPTRVTNITETPNLPPHVIYLEEFGMEREVIKEVIRKFPAFAYYSLEGKIKPVVEFLLDLGIAKSDIPVIISKRPQLCGISLTENLIPTMAFLETLGVDKKKWAKVIYRFPALLTYSRSKLQSTVDYFYEIGLSSQDVGKVLTRYPSIISYSVEEKLRPTAQYFHSIGVNPAVLMSRCPQAFGLSIEASLKPVTEFFLQKGYHIADFALMASRYGALYTFSVEDNLLPKWEYFLTMEYPKTELVKFPQYFGYSLEERIKPRYEIVKESAVRLLLNQVLSLSDEDFQKLLKRKVKKKNACA is encoded by the exons ATGAAGGCTTTCACTCTCTTCCGAACCTCCGACACCTTATCTCTCTTTGCTGCACCTTCTCCATCTCTATCCTCCCG GACCCAACTTTCTTTCCCTCAGAAGATCTTCTTCTGCCGAGCAGAGATTG ATGGGTCGGTGAGCTTAGTAAATGTACCTCCGAATCTACTATTAGCAGAACGAGAAGAAGCTAAGGCTGTGTTACACATGTTTTTGACAAGTCAAGGCTTGAACCGTTTAAACGCAGCCAGAAAGATGAAAAAATTGGACTTATTCATCGACCATCTTTTATTAAGACTTCACACCGTTTACAAAACTCGATATCTAGTAG GCCGAGAACTCACAACTCCCGAAATTAGAGACGCACTCATCCCTTACTTAGGTGAACTCGTTGAAGAACACGGGGAAAAGTTTATCGAGGTACTAGAATACTTTCCGATCCCAATAGTCAAAGATAATACCGAAGAACTCACGCGGGACCCACCGTTAGTTTTCGAAAGCTCAACCACGCCCGTATCTTCTACCGAAACCACGACTAGTTCTAAAAAACCGACACGTGTAACTAACATTACCGAAACACCGAATCTACCTCCACATGTGATCTACCTCGAAGAATTTGGCATGGAACGAGAGGTTATTAAGGAAGTTATTCGAAAGTTTCCAGCTTTCGCATACTACAGTTTAGAAGGAAAGATTAAACCGGTGGTCGAGTTTCTTCTCGACCTCGGGATCGCAAAATCCGATATCCCAGTAATTATCAGTAAACGACCTCAATTATGCGGGATTAGTCTTACCGAAAACCTAATCCCAACAATGGCGTTTTTAGAAACTTTGGGAGTGGACAAGAAAAAATGGGCGAAAGTTATTTACCGATTTCCTGCTTTGCTCACTTATAGCAGATCAAAGTTACAATCAACAGTCGATTATTTTTACGAAATAGGACTTTCATCGCAAGATGTAGGGAAAGTTTTAACACGTTACCCGTCTATTATAAGTTACAGCGTTGAGGAAAAGTTACGGCCCACGGCTCAGTATTTTCATTCGATAGGAGTTAACCCTGCGGTTCTTATGTCTAGGTGTCCACAAGCGTTTGGTTTAAGTATTGAAGCGAGTTTAAAGCCGGTTACCGAGTTTTTCTTACAAAAAGGTTACCATATTGCGGATTTTGCGCTAATGGCTTCTCGATATGGAGCGTTATATACTTTTAGTGTGGAAGATAATTTGTTACCGAAATGGGAGTACTTTCTGACTATGGAGTATCCAAAAACTGAATTAGTTAAGTTTCCTCAGTATTTTGGGTACAGTTTGGAAGAAAGGATTAAACCAAGATATGAAATTGTTAAAGAAAGTGCGGTTAGGTTGCTTTTGAACCAAGTGTTGTCGCTTTCGGATGAAGATTTTCAGAAGCTTTTGAAGAGGAAAGTGAAGAAAAAGAATGCTTGTGCTTGA